A single region of the Corynebacterium deserti GIMN1.010 genome encodes:
- the hxlA gene encoding 3-hexulose-6-phosphate synthase yields MKIQFAIDAVTLKDAVRLAQATAEHVDILELGTPLIKSEGMRIIEVMREAHPDKKILADLKTMDAGELEAELAFSAGADYVTVLGVADDSTVRGAIAAADTHGKAIVVDLIGVDDKITRAREVVDLGAAFVEFHAGLDEQSQPGYSLDTLLTAGTRAGVPFAVAGGVSLDTIVAVYEAGADVAVVGSALYSAADPAQMARHMKEATAQSWPATS; encoded by the coding sequence ATGAAGATCCAATTCGCCATCGACGCAGTGACGTTGAAGGACGCGGTTCGCCTCGCACAGGCAACCGCAGAACATGTCGACATCCTCGAGTTGGGCACCCCTTTGATCAAGTCCGAGGGCATGCGCATCATCGAGGTCATGCGCGAGGCGCATCCCGACAAGAAGATTCTTGCCGACCTCAAGACGATGGATGCCGGTGAACTAGAGGCCGAGCTCGCTTTTAGCGCCGGTGCCGACTACGTGACGGTATTAGGGGTTGCAGATGACTCCACCGTTCGCGGGGCGATCGCCGCGGCGGACACCCACGGCAAAGCCATTGTCGTCGACCTGATCGGGGTCGACGACAAAATCACCCGGGCCCGGGAAGTCGTGGATCTGGGCGCAGCTTTCGTGGAGTTCCATGCGGGACTGGATGAACAGTCCCAACCCGGTTACTCCCTGGACACACTGCTTACGGCCGGAACACGAGCCGGTGTCCCCTTTGCGGTGGCAGGGGGTGTGTCCTTAGACACCATCGTCGCCGTCTACGAGGCTGGAGCCGATGTCGCGGTGGTCGGAAGCGCCCTCTACTCTGCGGCGGATCCCGCCCAGATGGCGCGGCACATGAAGGAGGCCACCGCGCAGTCTTGGCCCGCCACCAGCTAA
- a CDS encoding potassium transporter TrkG has protein sequence MERKSPSSWLRPAQLAAAGFLGLILVGAFVLTLPFASADGQFTPFRAALFTATSAVSLTGLIVVDTGSYWSFTGQATVLSLIQLGGFGIMSLTSLTGMLLTGRISLRSRQATASGETAAR, from the coding sequence GTGGAACGAAAATCACCGTCCAGCTGGCTACGACCGGCCCAACTTGCCGCCGCAGGCTTCCTTGGCCTGATCCTGGTGGGTGCGTTTGTCCTGACCCTGCCGTTTGCCTCGGCGGACGGCCAGTTCACCCCGTTCCGCGCGGCCCTGTTCACCGCCACTTCCGCAGTGTCGCTGACCGGTCTCATCGTCGTCGACACCGGAAGCTACTGGAGTTTCACAGGGCAAGCCACAGTGCTCTCCCTGATCCAGCTAGGCGGGTTCGGCATCATGAGCCTTACCTCCTTAACGGGCATGTTATTGACCGGGCGGATCAGCCTACGGTCCCGACAAGCCACCGCCTCGGGTGAAACGGCAGCGCGCTGA
- a CDS encoding helix-turn-helix transcriptional regulator: protein MVSNSSPHDGAVPNSETPMILLQSVLAVLRSRNLSDQAARVEAERIASDGVLVLRNERPKLMDGIEPVALAFRELEDELANLVKHQVLMFDLVPPPESGRALPVSVAEAAREVVRLLVLISLEDHAISRVRIKWDCDGTNLLVEFRDDGAGGRDRSDDIYRHVSERIQHTGGHWDMESTAGWGSIFNIAFPLDEPHNTFDELDGLTDIQRDVLSLVTQGMTNVEIAAHLHLSANTIKYHVGNLMKKFGVTRRIELAVQSITRNKEPVV, encoded by the coding sequence ATGGTCTCCAACAGTTCGCCGCATGATGGTGCAGTTCCCAACTCCGAAACGCCGATGATTCTTCTTCAATCGGTTCTCGCGGTCCTGCGGTCGCGTAACCTGTCTGACCAGGCGGCCCGCGTGGAGGCTGAACGCATCGCCTCGGATGGGGTGCTGGTGTTGAGAAATGAGCGGCCAAAGTTAATGGATGGGATCGAGCCAGTAGCTTTGGCGTTTAGGGAGCTCGAAGATGAGCTGGCGAACCTGGTCAAGCATCAGGTGCTGATGTTTGACCTCGTACCACCTCCCGAGAGTGGGCGCGCTCTTCCGGTCTCCGTGGCCGAGGCTGCACGAGAGGTCGTCCGTCTTCTGGTTTTGATCAGTCTCGAGGATCACGCCATCTCCCGGGTGAGGATCAAGTGGGACTGTGATGGGACGAACCTGCTGGTGGAATTTCGCGACGATGGTGCCGGTGGACGGGATCGTTCCGATGACATCTACCGCCATGTGTCGGAACGCATCCAACACACCGGTGGGCACTGGGACATGGAGTCCACAGCAGGATGGGGCTCGATATTCAACATCGCCTTCCCCCTGGATGAACCCCACAACACCTTCGACGAGCTGGACGGGCTCACCGACATCCAACGCGACGTCCTCAGCTTGGTGACTCAGGGCATGACCAATGTGGAAATTGCTGCTCATCTGCATTTATCCGCTAACACCATCAAGTATCACGTGGGCAACCTGATGAAGAAGTTCGGCGTTACGCGACGGATAGAACTGGCCGTGCAGTCGATAACCAGAAATAAGGAGCCGGTTGTCTAA
- a CDS encoding MBL fold metallo-hydrolase — protein sequence MTGLRIDHVETSGKFRLDGGEWDVDNNIWIVGDDSEVYVIDAAHDAAPIIEKVAGRRVKGIICTHGHNDHITVAPELSTMLDAPILLHPGDEMLWDETHHGVEHETMRDGQVFHIAGTDMQVLNTPGHSPGSVCLYLPEAGELFSGDTLFRGGPGATGRSYSSFATIIASLQKSVLDLPAETIVRTGHGDHTTVGAEAPHLEEWIKRGY from the coding sequence ATGACCGGCCTGCGTATTGATCACGTCGAGACCTCCGGGAAGTTCCGCCTGGATGGCGGGGAGTGGGACGTCGACAACAATATCTGGATCGTCGGTGACGACTCCGAGGTGTACGTCATCGACGCCGCCCACGACGCCGCCCCCATCATCGAGAAAGTGGCCGGCCGCAGGGTCAAGGGCATCATCTGCACCCACGGCCACAACGACCACATCACCGTCGCCCCGGAGCTGTCTACGATGCTCGACGCCCCGATTCTGCTCCACCCCGGCGATGAGATGCTCTGGGACGAGACCCACCACGGCGTCGAACACGAGACCATGCGCGACGGCCAGGTCTTCCACATCGCCGGCACCGACATGCAGGTGCTCAACACCCCCGGCCACTCGCCGGGCTCGGTGTGCCTGTACCTGCCGGAGGCGGGCGAGCTGTTTTCCGGTGACACCCTCTTCCGGGGTGGACCGGGTGCGACGGGACGCTCCTACTCCTCCTTCGCCACGATCATCGCCTCCCTGCAGAAGTCGGTCCTCGACCTGCCTGCGGAGACGATCGTGCGCACCGGCCACGGCGACCACACCACCGTCGGCGCCGAGGCCCCGCACCTCGAGGAGTGGATCAAGCGCGGTTACTGA
- a CDS encoding ParA family protein, producing the protein MSILTIAHTKGGVGKTTSAVLLCAAAHARGLAVTLIDSDAQGTATAWAHAAEEAGDTFPWPIITAATPAHLARTLDGHNGLVIVDTPPGGYDVIETAIEAGDLILIPTSASPLDINRVWPTVEATSHKPAVVCLSQIDSRTTLPKIARTALENEGVVVAETEIPAREALRHMYATTPQRLYGYDELLTELLSSNLLGEH; encoded by the coding sequence ATGTCCATACTGACTATCGCTCACACAAAAGGCGGCGTGGGAAAAACAACCTCTGCGGTGCTTTTGTGCGCAGCTGCCCACGCCCGCGGACTAGCCGTCACCCTTATTGACTCCGACGCTCAGGGCACCGCTACCGCCTGGGCGCACGCCGCCGAAGAAGCCGGTGATACTTTCCCGTGGCCTATCATCACAGCGGCCACCCCTGCCCACCTTGCCCGAACGCTCGACGGCCATAACGGACTCGTCATCGTTGACACCCCGCCCGGCGGCTACGACGTGATCGAGACCGCCATCGAAGCAGGCGACCTCATCCTGATCCCTACCTCCGCCTCCCCACTAGACATCAACCGAGTCTGGCCAACCGTCGAGGCCACCAGCCACAAGCCTGCCGTGGTCTGCCTATCCCAGATCGACTCCCGCACCACCTTGCCCAAGATTGCCCGCACTGCACTTGAAAACGAAGGCGTCGTTGTCGCGGAAACGGAGATCCCTGCCCGGGAAGCGTTAAGACATATGTATGCTACAACTCCACAACGTTTATATGGCTACGATGAACTACTTACTGAACTACTGTCCTCAAACCTGTTGGGAGAACATTAA
- a CDS encoding alcohol dehydrogenase catalytic domain-containing protein, producing the protein MTTKNRAVVFHGIKDVRVDELDFPKLEMPDGSAAPHGVILKIVATNICGSDLHIYRGSFPVPEGMVLGHEMTGQVLEVGSDVQFLKEGDLVSVPFNVACGRCRNCRAGRTEVCETANPEQACAAYGFNLGDFQGGQAEYLFVPYADFQLLRFPDQEQAMEKILDLAVLSDILPTAFHGLMEAGAKPGSTVYIAGAGPVGRCAAAAARLLGASCIIVGDQDASRLELVRKHGCETIDLSATENLQDAVNDILGEPMVDCAVDCVGSEAHGLGSAADEMQPIAAVNQVLDITRPGGATGIIGIYGPDPIAETKAEQEGTFPVDFGKAWIKSPHIIGGQAPIMRYNRHLMMSILWDRMPYLTEMVNPRVISLDEAPQAYAEFDQGSVEKFVIDPHGMIAR; encoded by the coding sequence ATGACCACCAAGAACCGCGCCGTGGTATTCCACGGCATCAAGGACGTGCGCGTCGACGAGCTGGACTTCCCCAAGCTGGAGATGCCCGACGGCTCCGCCGCCCCGCACGGCGTCATCCTCAAGATCGTCGCCACCAACATCTGCGGCAGCGACCTGCACATCTACCGCGGGTCCTTCCCCGTGCCCGAGGGCATGGTGCTGGGTCACGAGATGACCGGCCAGGTGCTGGAGGTCGGCAGCGACGTCCAGTTCCTGAAGGAGGGTGACCTCGTCTCCGTGCCGTTCAACGTGGCCTGCGGCCGCTGCCGCAACTGCCGCGCCGGCCGCACCGAGGTGTGTGAGACCGCCAACCCGGAGCAGGCGTGCGCCGCCTACGGCTTCAATCTGGGCGATTTCCAGGGCGGACAGGCCGAGTACCTGTTCGTGCCGTACGCCGACTTCCAGCTGCTGCGCTTCCCGGACCAGGAGCAGGCTATGGAGAAGATCCTGGATCTGGCCGTGCTCTCGGACATCCTCCCCACGGCGTTCCACGGTCTCATGGAGGCCGGCGCCAAGCCCGGCTCCACCGTCTACATCGCCGGTGCCGGCCCCGTGGGCCGGTGCGCCGCGGCTGCCGCTCGGCTGCTGGGCGCCTCGTGCATCATTGTGGGCGACCAGGACGCCTCGCGGCTGGAGCTGGTACGCAAGCACGGCTGCGAGACTATCGACCTCTCCGCCACGGAGAACCTGCAGGACGCCGTGAACGACATCCTCGGCGAGCCGATGGTGGACTGCGCGGTGGACTGCGTCGGCTCCGAGGCCCACGGCCTGGGCTCCGCGGCCGATGAGATGCAGCCGATCGCCGCCGTGAACCAGGTCCTGGACATCACCCGTCCGGGCGGAGCCACGGGCATCATCGGCATCTACGGGCCGGACCCGATCGCGGAGACGAAGGCCGAGCAGGAGGGCACCTTCCCGGTGGACTTCGGCAAGGCCTGGATCAAGTCGCCCCACATCATCGGCGGCCAGGCGCCCATCATGCGCTACAACCGCCATCTGATGATGTCGATCCTGTGGGACCGGATGCCGTACCTGACGGAGATGGTCAACCCGCGCGTGATCAGCCTGGACGAGGCACCCCAGGCCTACGCGGAGTTCGACCAGGGCTCCGTGGAGAAGTTCGTCATCGACCCCCACGGGATGATCGCCCGCTGA
- a CDS encoding Rv0909 family putative TA system antitoxin, whose protein sequence is MKIMKIMGKAKDFLNSPSGKKTTGQALDKAEKFATGKLSADKATKIRKARGMVDKRLGTGSTDPTRPKRDTTERSTNRDDQPGSADGSGQHKP, encoded by the coding sequence ATGAAAATCATGAAAATCATGGGCAAAGCCAAGGACTTCCTGAACAGCCCATCCGGCAAAAAGACCACCGGACAGGCCCTCGACAAGGCAGAAAAATTCGCCACCGGAAAACTTAGCGCAGACAAGGCCACCAAGATCAGAAAGGCCCGCGGCATGGTGGACAAACGTCTGGGCACCGGTTCTACCGATCCAACCCGGCCGAAGCGCGATACCACTGAACGCTCCACGAATCGTGACGACCAACCAGGGTCCGCCGACGGCAGCGGCCAGCACAAGCCCTGA
- a CDS encoding recombinase family protein has protein sequence MDIGYARVSTAKQDLDRQIDALRKEGIAAKYIYVDKKSGSTTNRPGLQQALEQARAGDVIVVHTLDRLGRTVRDTLNLIHDLQEREVGVRTLADPIKVDSSNPNDPMAQLAVVILSLFGQMERTYAVERAAHARAVAEAKGKRVGRPSVVDPDKLRYAEHLRNEGYSMSKIVEKTGITRSSLYRHLPPRPVETHTAADIPDTSHPTLG, from the coding sequence ATGGATATTGGTTACGCCCGGGTTTCCACCGCGAAACAAGACCTCGACCGCCAGATCGACGCGCTACGCAAAGAAGGTATCGCGGCCAAATACATCTACGTCGACAAGAAATCCGGATCCACCACCAACCGCCCCGGACTCCAGCAAGCCCTTGAGCAAGCCCGCGCGGGAGATGTCATCGTCGTCCACACCCTCGACCGGCTGGGCCGCACCGTCCGGGACACGCTGAACCTGATCCATGACCTTCAGGAGCGTGAGGTCGGAGTGCGCACCCTGGCCGATCCCATCAAGGTCGATTCCTCGAACCCGAATGATCCGATGGCCCAACTAGCGGTGGTGATCCTCTCGCTGTTCGGACAGATGGAACGCACCTACGCCGTCGAGCGTGCAGCCCATGCCCGGGCAGTGGCCGAGGCGAAGGGAAAACGGGTGGGCCGGCCCAGTGTCGTGGACCCAGACAAACTTCGATACGCAGAACACCTGCGCAACGAGGGGTACTCGATGAGCAAGATTGTGGAGAAGACCGGCATCACCCGCTCCAGTCTCTACCGGCACCTGCCACCCCGGCCGGTGGAAACCCACACCGCCGCAGACATCCCTGACACCTCACACCCCACCTTGGGGTGA
- a CDS encoding S-(hydroxymethyl)mycothiol dehydrogenase, translating into MSTTVTGIIARSKGAPVEQTEIVIPDPGPHDVIVKIQSTGVCHTDLAYRDGDISDEFPFLLGHESAGVVETVGDAVTHVEVGDFVVLNWRAVCGECRACRKGDLEYCFNTHNASKKMTLTDGTELTPALGIGSFAEKTLVHEGQCTKVNPDADPAAAGLLGCGIMAGLGSAVNTGEVKRGESVAVFGLGGVGMAAVAGAKIAGATTIIAVDIDAKKLEWAKEFGATHVIDSSQLSGEGENSEVAQKVREITDGFGTDVAIDAVGIMPTWQQAFYSRDHAGRMVMVGVPNLTSRIEVPAIDFYGRGGSLRPAWYGDCLPERDFPTYVDLYLQGRFPLDKFVSERIGLGDVEEAFTTMKAGDVLRSVVVL; encoded by the coding sequence GTGAGCACTACTGTCACCGGAATCATCGCACGAAGCAAGGGAGCACCGGTCGAGCAGACCGAGATCGTCATTCCGGATCCGGGTCCCCATGATGTCATCGTCAAGATCCAGTCCACGGGTGTGTGCCACACGGATCTGGCGTACCGTGACGGCGACATCTCGGATGAGTTTCCCTTCCTGCTGGGCCACGAGTCGGCTGGTGTCGTTGAGACCGTCGGTGACGCCGTCACCCACGTCGAGGTCGGCGACTTCGTCGTCTTGAACTGGCGGGCGGTGTGTGGCGAGTGCCGCGCCTGCCGCAAGGGCGACCTGGAGTACTGTTTCAACACCCACAACGCGTCGAAGAAGATGACCCTGACCGACGGCACCGAGCTGACCCCGGCCCTGGGTATCGGTTCTTTTGCCGAGAAGACCCTGGTCCATGAGGGCCAGTGCACCAAGGTCAACCCGGATGCTGATCCGGCTGCCGCCGGTCTGCTGGGTTGCGGCATCATGGCCGGCCTGGGTTCGGCCGTCAACACCGGTGAGGTCAAGCGCGGCGAGTCCGTCGCCGTTTTCGGCCTCGGTGGCGTGGGCATGGCCGCGGTCGCCGGTGCGAAGATCGCCGGTGCGACCACCATCATCGCGGTGGACATTGATGCGAAGAAGCTGGAGTGGGCCAAGGAGTTCGGCGCCACCCACGTCATCGACTCCTCGCAGCTCTCCGGTGAGGGTGAGAACTCTGAGGTGGCGCAGAAAGTCCGCGAGATCACCGACGGTTTCGGCACCGACGTCGCCATCGACGCCGTGGGCATCATGCCCACCTGGCAGCAGGCCTTCTACTCCCGCGACCACGCCGGCCGCATGGTCATGGTCGGCGTGCCGAACCTGACCTCGCGCATCGAGGTGCCGGCCATCGACTTCTACGGCCGCGGCGGCTCCCTGCGCCCGGCCTGGTACGGCGACTGCCTGCCCGAGCGTGACTTCCCGACTTATGTCGATCTGTACCTGCAGGGGCGTTTCCCGCTGGACAAGTTCGTCTCCGAGCGCATCGGTCTCGGCGACGTCGAGGAGGCCTTCACCACCATGAAGGCCGGCGACGTGCTGCGTTCGGTGGTGGTCTTGTAA
- a CDS encoding ribbon-helix-helix domain-containing protein, which produces MADLSKKLAKAPVTSAPQKKVADTFTTAAEKPTRTTIYLPTSLAKRLKHAAIEEERSVSAILADLAEDWLNKEDD; this is translated from the coding sequence ATGGCTGATTTATCTAAGAAGCTGGCGAAAGCGCCTGTTACCAGCGCGCCACAAAAGAAAGTGGCCGACACCTTTACCACCGCCGCCGAGAAGCCCACCCGTACTACCATTTACCTTCCAACAAGCCTCGCTAAGCGCCTTAAGCATGCCGCCATCGAAGAGGAGCGCAGCGTCTCAGCAATCCTTGCGGATCTGGCTGAAGACTGGCTGAACAAAGAAGATGACTAA
- the hxlB gene encoding 6-phospho-3-hexuloisomerase encodes MLVQQQSPADSLVAITAEISHACAEVVSAAHLSLDAAASRIEASSRVFVSAAGRSGLALQMFAMRLTHLGHDAHVVGTATSPSIGVGDVLVTASGSGATGSVIAVAEKAKTAGAQVVAITAHPASPLAALADELVVIPAAIKTDRSHDQSVQYAGSLFEQLVVVLGDALFTALWHRSGQEEKDLWSRHSNLE; translated from the coding sequence ATGCTCGTTCAACAGCAATCACCAGCCGATAGTCTCGTGGCCATCACTGCGGAGATATCGCACGCCTGTGCCGAGGTCGTCTCGGCAGCACACCTCTCCTTGGATGCTGCGGCTTCCCGGATCGAAGCCTCCTCGCGGGTCTTCGTCAGTGCCGCCGGCAGGAGCGGACTCGCGCTGCAGATGTTTGCCATGCGGTTAACCCACCTAGGCCATGACGCCCATGTGGTGGGTACCGCGACGAGCCCCTCAATCGGAGTCGGCGATGTACTGGTTACGGCCAGCGGTTCCGGGGCAACGGGGTCTGTTATCGCCGTCGCCGAGAAGGCCAAGACAGCCGGCGCCCAGGTGGTGGCCATTACCGCACACCCCGCCAGCCCGTTGGCAGCCCTGGCTGACGAACTGGTGGTGATTCCCGCGGCGATCAAGACCGATCGGTCCCATGACCAATCTGTTCAGTACGCCGGGTCGTTGTTCGAGCAACTCGTAGTTGTCCTGGGAGATGCCCTGTTTACTGCTCTGTGGCATCGCTCCGGTCAAGAGGAAAAGGACCTGTGGTCGCGTCACTCCAATCTGGAGTAA